Part of the Oncorhynchus nerka isolate Pitt River linkage group LG14, Oner_Uvic_2.0, whole genome shotgun sequence genome is shown below.
CTGGTTCACATAGGTCTTACAAGTGGTTGAGATCATAGCAACAAAAGACGGAGAAATAACTGTGAACAACATATGTTTATTTCAATTAATGGATCCATAATTTCCAAACAAaaatagagagaaaaaaacataCTCTTATAGAAATATTCTGTGAACTAATTCATCAACAGACAGTCCTGCTCTCCAAGGTCCCAATGGCTTTCAAATCCCAATAATTGTTGCTGATACCACAGTGCCACGTTAAAAAACAGACTGGTCGTCCAACAATCAGTGTTGCCTTACAGCCCGTCATCAATTGATGGTAACTCAAACACATAATAATATCTATGCTACATCACAGTAGATGACCATTGTAACTTTAATGGAGGTTTGGAGGTTAGTGATACAATGTCCTAGTATGCTGCTTGAATGACAATTGAATTGAGGTGGTCTCTACCCTACATGACAATGACATGTGGAGGACATATTGCCTGTCATAACAGGTAACTTCAGATTATGGCACAGTCATAAAATAAATGCTCAGTGACAAAATCTTGTTCTAAGGCAAGTACAACTAGAGTTTTCAAATGCGTATTGATCCAGGCTCCATAACAATTTACATTTTTCACAAAAACATCAAATGTGATTGTGACATGAAACTAACTGGCATTAACTGGCATGTGTTATGCATTTCTATGACAGCATTATGTAGATGTTATGAAGGGATACTTGTATGATATTCCTCTTTGAAACAGTGGCAGAAGTGCACTGACCATTACCAGTTAGTGGCCCTGTAGTTTTGACCTTAAAATGGCAGCTGAGGAAGAATCTACCAGTGCTGTGTTTATGATGGGAGTAGGTCGAGTGTGGGTTCTGGATAGTTTCACATTGCAAGTgcctattttttaattttttatttgcaACTTCCCACACCCTCTGACATCAAATTATAGACAAAACAAAAGGTATTTTTGTCACCACTACCACAAAGACAATCCAAACAATTAATATCCATGTTCCACTTTGATACAGGCTGTTGATAGGTGTTTTGCCCTGGGTGAGGCGTGATTCTCTGTTTCCTAGTGgcatgtctgtcctgtcctgtctgtcctgtctccccatCCTGAACCTGAGCTAGTCTCAACATACCCCTTAACGTGTATGTCTATGAGTCAATGACATACATATGGACACAATCATGAATTTCTCTCATTATAAACAgtgctaatacacacacacacgcacaataaATGTCTTCTGAAAATTCCAAGGAAATTTGGCATTCATTTTTTAATGGCTTCTGGTTTATTAAAAAAGAATTGGTTGATGAAGAACCTTTGGCCTGGCTCTCTCGGTCAAGCAGTTCTATCGGCAAAGGCCTTGCTCTAAATCGCCAGACAGTGGAGATTCTTGGACACGTCTCCTTTAGATGCAAGCACAGTGCCAACAATAGAATGACTGCGTCGCCAGTAGCCGAAACCGCTTCGAGTCCAAGACTGACAAAATTGCCTTTAACAGCGTGAGTCCTACAGAGCTGCAGGAGAACGGCGCAAAAACCCTTCTGCCAGCCGGCCCGTCTAGTGCCACCTCACAAACGTGGCGTTGGCGAAGTAGGAGGGGCCATGGCAGCCACCAAGTCTCTCTATTGGCTGTGGTCCGCTGGAGAAGAGGCGTGTGAATGGCTGGATtggtgaatggaggaggggtgtGGTGAGATAGTCAGGTGGTCGGTCTGCTTTTTGCTGGAACGGTGGTGGTCTTccaggggatggatggaggagataAACAGAGGGATTGAGGGATGGTCGATGAAGGCTGGATGAAGAGCTGAATACGCAGCAACTCGTCTTCCTCAGGGCCCGTTCTCGTTGTAGTGGAGGGAGATGGGGCGGTCGCGCTGCACGGGCATGTAGGGCCAGTTGTAGCTGGAGCCAGAGAGGAGCATGTCGCGCAGCAGCGTCTCGATGGGCGTCTTGCCCACCAGGCGCACGAAGAAGAGTTGCTCGATGACGGGCGAGGAGACGATGCGGAGGGAGGGCAGCCGCAGAAGCAGGCGGCCGAAgcggttgggctggctggggtaCTGGTTCCTCACATACTCCTCCAGGGCACACTGGGACTTCTCCTGGATGCTCTCCACGTGGGCCACATCCGACAGGCCCATGGCATctgagaaggggaggagaagatTAGGCGTTGATGAGTTTCTGGTTCATTATGGTTTTGATAAGTTGACCTAACACTGAATTGCAATGTGAAATTGTGTCCAGCTACGTACATACATTAGAGCTGAAATGTCAGTATCCCTATGTAAATATGTCATTCAATGTAGTGGAATACAATTCAATTTTCTTTCAGTTGTGGGTCGAGGTTTTGTCCATGCTCTCACACCTCCCCTAGCACCGGTCCCTGGTGTGAGTCTCACACCTCCCCTAGCAGCGGTCCCTGGTGTGAGTCTCACACCTTCCCTAGCACCAGTCCCTGGTGTGAGTCTCACACCTTCCCTAGCACCAGTCCCTGGTGTGAGTCTCACACCTTCCCTAGCACCAGTCCCTGGTGTGAGTCTCACACCTCCCCTAGCACCGGTCCCTGGTGTGAGTCTCACACCTCCCCTAGCAGCGGTCCCTGGTGTGAGTCTCACACCTTCCCTAGCACCAGTCCCTGGTGTGAGTTTCACACCTCCCCTAGCAGCGGTCCCTGGTGTGAGTCTCACACCTTCCCTAGCACCGGTCCCTGGTGTGAGTCTCACATCTCCCCTAGCACCTGTCCCTGGTGTGAGTCTCACACCACACAGAGAGTGTGTTGACTGTGTGTGATACTTTTCACACCCTTCGAGCTCAGTGGTTATGGGGTCAGAGGTGGGTGAACTCAAAACAAAGTCCCATTTAGTGTACTGCACggtgctgtgctgtactgcacggtaccgtacTGCACATTCAGTACTACTGTGCCCGTGTTTCTGTCCCCAGTATGAACCTTGTTTAAAGGCTGCATCGAACAGTGAGGGTAATTTTCTCCCAAGTGCTTTACTCTAGTGTGTAGCAGAAGCACTGGGACGGGATATTTTACCCACCACCCAGCACGCTAGTCCCTTTGTCACAGTACCCTTTAATCGCCCCCCTGCGCAATCTTGGTCCTGCTGAGCTTCAGTTCCGCATAACAAAAGATTAATATGCCTCATATTTTTGTCACATAGGGCCCCCCCAGGGGGAGTATAACTGCATATTCTGACACATTTCCCACTTTGAGGGCAGGTGTGTAGTTCTTTTAGCTATCTGCCATTTTAGGGTCTGTGTGAGGCATCAGTGGCTGAGAAAGCAAGGGCTGTCTGTGTGAGGCATCAGTGGCTGAGAAAGCAAGGGCTGTCTGTGTGACTGAACCCTCGCATGCAACTCCGACACCTCCGCAGGCATCCTTTACAGGCACCACTTCCCTTTGTCTGGCTCCCTGAGCACACACAGCCACACTCTGGGGATGAAGATGGTGGCGGTGGTAAGATGGCCGCTCTTTGATTCGGGGTGATGGAACTGGGATATAGGGTGGAATGTCTGTGGGCGGAGGTGAGAAGGGGTATTGAGAGTTTGTCTGTCCTTGTTAGCTCATGCAGGCAGGTCTCAATGGGGGGGGGGCTGGTCAACGACTGGTCTGTCTATCTCattgtgtgtacgtgcatgtgtgtTGGCTGGAGTTGTGGGACGGATCACATGGATGCTCAGGGCTACAGGGGTTATGTAGGTCAGGGCCTGGGCTGTGGCGAATCCCTCTTGTCGCTGCAACCCACCATGAATAATTCAAGCACAGTGGTGGGGGCAGGGGTGAGAGGGCTGGGGtttggagaggaggaaaggggaagggCTGCCTGACTGGTTTCAATAATAGATGGAAGcgtgaaggagaggagggtgatgaAATAAATGAGGAGAGCGAAGGATTTCTTCAGCCATCCAAATGGAAGACTGTGGGCATAGTTATTCTGACAAGCTGTGTGATGGAGACAAGGAAAAGGGCGATCGACAGGAAACAAAAAGCAAGACCTCAGAGTTGGGTTCTCTCACACTCATACCCCCTGGGTCATAAACAATGAATCCTAAACACATCTCAATCCCAGATCTGACAGCATTCTGGGTGGCGTAGAATAACCATAACTTTCTACTGTGCCTCATACAGTGGCAAAAGTGGTGTATCAAAGCAATAAGCAAACTATTGTTTTTATATTGCTATTTCACCAATATCTACACTTCTTTATCTCATAAGTAGTCTATCCATGATAATATTTGTATGGTATCCATACATTATTGATACATTGTTTACAAAGGCATTGTTAACCACTTGGTTGTTAACCACATGCTGTATTGCAGACTCTATACGTCTACTAACTTATCTGGAGTGACCACTATTAGCTATATGTGTAGTTCCGCACAAAATACGACACAAACTATCGTACAGATAGACATAAACAAAGACATATAGAAACAGAAACCACTAAAGTCAACGCCACTCACCGGAAGTGAAGAGCACGATGGATTTGAGGCAGGAGTACTCAGCTGTGTCCACCTGCAGAACCTTCAGTTTCTCCACCTGCTCCTGGAACACCCGGATGTGGTCCATGAATGCCACCACTCGCTCCGCAGACATGGGCGATGCGTGCAGGCCAGCCGCCGCCAGCAGGGGCGCCACGTGCAGCGGCATGGAGCACTGGGCCGCGTTCAGCACAAACAGCTCACTCCATGACATGCGCAGGAGCGCCACCTAGGGCACGGGAGGAATGATGGTAGAATTGGTTAGTTCAGAGTAGACCGAGGGTGGTTCTGGGAAACAGGGATAACAGTGTTTATCTTCCTTATGCAGATGATTGAGTATGGCAAGTGTTAGTGATATGCTCCAACTTAAAGGCTGCTGAACCCACAATTGAACCTTTACATGACATACCAAATGCAGACAGAACTATTTGTTCAGGGCAATATCTGTGTTGAGCATCTACAGCTCATCCATAAGGGACTACCCAAATAAAGTGACCACACCACATCTCTATAAGCATTCATAATTTCTATTTTCTAGTCAGGCATAACAAAAGATTATAGTCAGgc
Proteins encoded:
- the LOC115141100 gene encoding nuclear receptor subfamily 2 group F member 5 isoform X4 gives rise to the protein MHRHNRDATSAVQRGRMSNSQSSPGQYLTNGSDPYNGQPYLSGFISLLLRAEPYPTSRYGSQCMQGNNLMGIENICELAARLLFSAVEWAKNIPFFPDLQLMDQVALLRMSWSELFVLNAAQCSMPLHVAPLLAAAGLHASPMSAERVVAFMDHIRVFQEQVEKLKVLQVDTAEYSCLKSIVLFTSDAMGLSDVAHVESIQEKSQCALEEYVRNQYPSQPNRFGRLLLRLPSLRIVSSPVIEQLFFVRLVGKTPIETLLRDMLLSGSSYNWPYMPVQRDRPISLHYNENGP
- the LOC115141100 gene encoding nuclear receptor subfamily 2 group F member 5 isoform X3, coding for MVGRHFYSVLIVAHNIRGTKATFLLVLHVRMSSQDNFDHIIAQNYAVQRGRMSNSQSSPGQYLTNGSDPYNGQPYLSGFISLLLRAEPYPTSRYGSQCMQGNNLMGIENICELAARLLFSAVEWAKNIPFFPDLQLMDQVALLRMSWSELFVLNAAQCSMPLHVAPLLAAAGLHASPMSAERVVAFMDHIRVFQEQVEKLKVLQVDTAEYSCLKSIVLFTSDAMGLSDVAHVESIQEKSQCALEEYVRNQYPSQPNRFGRLLLRLPSLRIVSSPVIEQLFFVRLVGKTPIETLLRDMLLSGSSYNWPYMPVQRDRPISLHYNENGP